Proteins co-encoded in one Polynucleobacter sp. MWH-UH19D genomic window:
- a CDS encoding anhydro-N-acetylmuramic acid kinase: MNQPHSLYIGIMSGTSLDGIDAVLAKIDANGQAVALDAVSLPFQAELRKALFELQSPGPNELHRDKQAGNALALAYADAVKQLLAKSKLQASDIAAIGAHGQTIRHQPQLGELAYTHQTLNPALLAEKTGITVIADFRSRDLAAGGHGAPLVPAFHAKQFSSKEDIAILNIGGIANLTLLPANGEVSGFDCGPGNILMDAWIHEHQGNAFDENGSWASQGKLNTALLENLLADSFFSKAPPKSTGRDDFHLAWLEEKLSNENHPLEDVQATLLHLTAHSSLEALARHAPQTQKLIVCGGGARNAALMKLLKSQSEKFFKQPLEITTSDAEGIDPQLVEGLAFAWLAWAHQQKRPANLPAVTGAKGPRILGACYPA; encoded by the coding sequence ATGAATCAGCCCCATTCCCTCTATATCGGCATCATGTCAGGCACCAGCCTAGATGGGATTGATGCGGTACTTGCCAAAATTGACGCAAATGGACAGGCCGTTGCCCTAGATGCTGTGAGCCTACCCTTTCAAGCAGAATTGCGTAAAGCCTTATTTGAGCTTCAAAGCCCCGGCCCCAACGAACTTCATCGGGATAAGCAGGCCGGCAATGCCCTAGCCCTTGCTTATGCAGATGCGGTCAAACAGCTGCTCGCAAAATCAAAACTACAAGCTTCTGATATTGCGGCGATTGGCGCCCATGGTCAGACAATTCGTCATCAACCTCAGCTCGGCGAACTTGCTTACACTCATCAAACATTGAATCCTGCCCTGCTGGCCGAAAAAACAGGGATTACCGTGATTGCCGATTTTAGAAGTAGAGATCTTGCCGCAGGCGGTCATGGCGCGCCATTAGTGCCAGCATTTCATGCGAAACAATTTTCATCCAAAGAAGATATTGCCATTCTGAATATTGGTGGCATCGCAAACTTGACTCTACTGCCAGCAAATGGAGAAGTTTCAGGCTTTGATTGTGGCCCAGGAAATATATTGATGGATGCCTGGATACATGAGCATCAAGGAAACGCCTTTGATGAAAATGGAAGTTGGGCCAGTCAAGGAAAACTCAATACAGCACTACTCGAAAATTTATTAGCAGATTCTTTTTTCTCGAAAGCGCCACCAAAGAGCACTGGTCGAGATGATTTTCATCTTGCTTGGCTAGAAGAGAAACTCAGTAATGAAAATCACCCATTAGAAGATGTGCAAGCGACCTTGCTTCATCTCACTGCACACTCATCTCTAGAGGCGCTTGCCCGCCATGCCCCGCAAACCCAGAAACTGATTGTGTGCGGCGGTGGCGCCCGTAATGCTGCATTAATGAAATTACTCAAATCTCAAAGTGAAAAATTCTTTAAACAGCCCCTAGAAATTACTACTAGTGATGCCGAAGGAATTGATCCACAACTCGTTGAAGGCTTGGCATTTGCTTGGCTTGCCTGGGCTCACCAACAAAAACGGCCAGCAAATTTGCCAGCCGTTACAGGAGCCAAGGGACCTAGAATTCTAGGTGCTTGCTATCCCGCTTAA
- the erpA gene encoding iron-sulfur cluster insertion protein ErpA: MTELATQTTQDLAEPPTPLVFTDAAAAKVADLIAEEGNPDLKLRVFVQGGGCSGFQYGFTFDDAVNEDDTQFEKNGVTLLVDSMSFQYLVGAEIDYKEDINGSQFVIKNPNATTTCGCGSSFSA; encoded by the coding sequence ATGACTGAATTGGCTACGCAAACTACCCAAGATTTGGCTGAACCACCAACCCCTTTGGTGTTTACAGATGCCGCCGCCGCTAAAGTAGCTGACTTGATTGCAGAAGAAGGCAATCCAGATTTGAAGTTACGTGTATTCGTTCAGGGTGGTGGTTGCTCTGGTTTTCAGTACGGCTTCACATTTGATGATGCGGTAAATGAAGATGACACTCAGTTTGAAAAAAATGGCGTGACATTGTTGGTGGACTCAATGAGCTTCCAATATTTAGTTGGCGCTGAGATTGATTACAAAGAGGATATCAATGGATCTCAATTTGTCATCAAGAACCCTAATGCAACAACAACTTGTGGTTGCGGCTCTTCTTTCTCCGCCTAA
- the argC gene encoding N-acetyl-gamma-glutamyl-phosphate reductase: MIKVGIVGGTGYTGVELLRLLAQHPEVKIVAITSRTEAGMPVAEMFPSLRGRVDLKFTTPDEAKLNDCDVVFFATPHGVAMAQAKELLANNVKILDLAADFRLKDVKEFAKWYGMEHSCPEILAEAVYGLAEINREAIKKARVVGLAGCYPTSVQLGLAPLLSPKSTGGKQLIDGEHIISDSKSGTSGAGRKAEIGTLLSEASDNFKAYGVKGHRHLPEIVQGLKAIAGHDQIGLTFVPHLTPMVRGIHSTLYVRLTEAGKDVDYQKLYENFYKDEPFVDVMPAGSHPETRSVRGSNGIRIAIHRPGGGDTLVILVVEDNLVKGASGQGVQCMNLMFGFPETTGLTQIAVSP, encoded by the coding sequence ATGATTAAAGTTGGCATTGTTGGGGGTACTGGTTATACCGGCGTGGAACTGTTGCGTTTATTGGCGCAACATCCTGAGGTCAAGATCGTTGCCATTACTTCTCGTACTGAGGCTGGCATGCCAGTAGCTGAGATGTTTCCATCATTGCGTGGCCGCGTTGATCTGAAATTTACTACTCCAGATGAAGCCAAGCTCAATGACTGCGATGTGGTTTTCTTTGCCACACCTCATGGGGTGGCCATGGCTCAAGCAAAAGAGTTGCTAGCAAACAATGTCAAGATTTTGGATTTAGCTGCAGACTTCCGTCTTAAGGATGTGAAAGAATTTGCAAAGTGGTACGGCATGGAGCATAGCTGCCCAGAAATTTTGGCAGAAGCGGTTTATGGCTTAGCAGAAATTAATCGCGAAGCTATTAAGAAGGCACGTGTTGTTGGTTTAGCAGGATGCTACCCAACTTCAGTACAACTCGGTCTTGCACCATTGCTTTCACCAAAGTCGACTGGTGGCAAGCAATTGATTGATGGTGAACATATTATTTCGGATTCGAAGTCTGGTACCTCTGGTGCTGGACGTAAAGCTGAGATTGGTACTTTGCTGTCTGAAGCAAGCGATAACTTCAAGGCTTATGGAGTAAAAGGTCACCGCCATCTTCCAGAAATTGTTCAGGGTTTGAAAGCAATTGCTGGGCACGATCAAATTGGTTTGACCTTTGTGCCACACCTCACGCCAATGGTAAGAGGCATTCATTCGACCTTATATGTACGTTTAACTGAGGCCGGTAAAGATGTCGATTATCAGAAGCTCTACGAGAACTTTTATAAGGATGAGCCCTTTGTCGATGTGATGCCTGCAGGCAGTCATCCTGAGACGCGGTCTGTACGGGGTAGCAATGGGATTCGGATTGCTATTCATCGTCCCGGCGGTGGGGATACATTGGTCATTTTGGTCGTAGAAGATAACTTGGTTAAGGGTGCTTCTGGCCAGGGTGTGCAGTGTATGAATTTAATGTTTGGCTTTCCTGAAACTACGGGTTTGACGCAGATTGCGGTATCGCCCTAA
- the rpsI gene encoding 30S ribosomal protein S9: MAINYGSWNYGTGRRKSSVARVFIKSGKGEITVNGKPIDAYFARETSRMIARQPLALTSHLTTFDIKVNVSGGGETGQAGAVRHGVTRALIDYDNALKPTLSKAGLVTRDAREVERKKVGLHGARRRKQFSKR, encoded by the coding sequence ATGGCTATTAATTACGGAAGTTGGAATTACGGTACAGGTCGCCGCAAGAGTTCTGTTGCGCGCGTTTTCATTAAGTCTGGCAAAGGCGAAATTACTGTTAACGGTAAGCCTATCGATGCTTATTTTGCTCGTGAAACATCACGCATGATTGCTCGTCAGCCTTTGGCTCTCACATCTCACCTCACTACCTTTGATATCAAAGTAAACGTATCTGGTGGTGGCGAGACTGGTCAAGCTGGTGCGGTACGTCACGGTGTAACACGTGCTTTGATCGATTACGACAATGCGTTAAAGCCCACCCTGTCTAAAGCAGGTTTGGTTACTCGTGATGCTCGTGAAGTTGAGCGTAAAAAAGTTGGTCTGCATGGCGCGCGTCGTCGTAAGCAGTTCAGCAAGCGCTAA
- the rplM gene encoding 50S ribosomal protein L13 has translation MKTFSAKSHEVKREWFVIDATDKVLGRVASEVAHRLRGKHKPEFTPHVDTGDFIVVINSSKLRVTGTKGLNKMYYRHSGYPGGISETNFDKMQDRFPGRALEKAVKGMLPKGPLGYAMIKKLKVYGDANHPHAAQQPKALEI, from the coding sequence ATGAAAACTTTTTCCGCAAAATCCCATGAGGTAAAGCGTGAATGGTTCGTGATTGACGCAACGGACAAAGTCCTCGGTCGTGTCGCCAGTGAAGTGGCACACCGTCTACGCGGCAAGCACAAGCCTGAATTCACTCCACACGTTGACACTGGCGACTTTATCGTCGTGATCAATTCATCTAAGTTACGTGTTACAGGCACTAAGGGCTTGAACAAAATGTATTACCGTCACAGCGGATACCCAGGTGGTATTTCCGAGACCAACTTTGACAAGATGCAAGACCGTTTCCCAGGTCGCGCTTTGGAGAAGGCTGTGAAAGGTATGTTGCCAAAAGGCCCACTCGGCTACGCCATGATCAAGAAATTGAAGGTCTATGGCGATGCTAATCATCCGCATGCGGCTCAACAGCCAAAAGCGTTAGAGATTTAA
- a CDS encoding OsmC family protein — protein MECRVSWLGNGGMTFSAETGSGHLVNMDGAPEAGGRNLAPRPMELILAGAGGCSAFDVVLILQRSRQAVSGCEVTLQAERAAEDPKVFTKINLHFKVKGKDLDVAKVDRAVKLSHEKYCSATTMLAKTAELTYSVEVIAE, from the coding sequence ATGGAATGTCGAGTATCTTGGTTGGGTAATGGCGGCATGACTTTTTCTGCAGAAACCGGCAGTGGACACCTCGTAAACATGGATGGTGCCCCCGAAGCGGGAGGCAGAAACCTAGCCCCAAGGCCAATGGAGCTCATTTTGGCTGGTGCTGGTGGCTGCTCTGCCTTTGATGTCGTATTGATCCTACAAAGATCCCGTCAGGCTGTTAGCGGCTGTGAAGTGACCCTGCAGGCAGAAAGAGCTGCGGAGGACCCAAAAGTCTTCACCAAGATTAATTTGCATTTCAAAGTTAAAGGGAAAGATCTAGATGTAGCAAAAGTAGATCGAGCAGTTAAGCTATCCCACGAAAAGTACTGCTCCGCTACAACGATGCTGGCAAAAACTGCTGAGTTGACCTACAGCGTTGAAGTCATCGCGGAATAA
- the pyrC gene encoding dihydroorotase: MSNSNTPSRIEMIQPDDWHLHIRDGDVMKDVLADTARQFARAIIMPNLKPPVTTVDLAKAYQSRIDANLKTLGINSFTPLMTLYLTDNTSADEVRKAKAEGIAAFKLYPAGATTNSDAGVSDIKRCHQVLEAMQAVGMPLLVHGEVTTADIDIFDREAVFIDSVLEPLRKDFPELKIVFEHITTKQAAHYVRDASTHGKNTLAATITPQHLLMNRNAIFAGGIRPHNYCLPVLKREEHRVALVDAATSGNSRFFLGTDSAPHAKGAKEAACGCAGCYSAFNALGLYAEAFESVGKLDKLEGFASFFGPDFYVLPRNTKKITMSKQTQAIPAELPLGDATIVPLRAGESIAWSLVE; this comes from the coding sequence ATGTCGAATTCGAATACGCCCTCAAGAATTGAAATGATCCAGCCAGATGACTGGCATTTGCATATTCGTGATGGTGATGTGATGAAGGATGTTTTGGCTGACACTGCCCGCCAATTTGCGCGTGCAATCATCATGCCAAATTTGAAGCCACCAGTCACCACGGTTGATTTGGCAAAGGCGTATCAATCCCGTATTGATGCCAACTTAAAAACGTTGGGCATCAATAGCTTTACTCCGCTAATGACTTTATATCTGACTGATAACACTTCCGCAGATGAGGTGCGTAAAGCAAAGGCAGAAGGTATTGCTGCTTTTAAGTTATATCCCGCAGGTGCAACAACAAATAGTGATGCTGGTGTTAGTGACATTAAGCGTTGCCACCAAGTACTGGAAGCCATGCAGGCAGTGGGGATGCCATTGTTAGTGCATGGGGAAGTAACCACTGCCGATATTGATATCTTTGATCGTGAGGCTGTATTTATTGACTCTGTGCTTGAGCCCTTACGCAAAGATTTTCCCGAATTAAAGATCGTGTTTGAACACATCACCACTAAGCAGGCTGCGCATTATGTTCGTGACGCGTCGACTCATGGAAAAAATACATTAGCTGCGACGATTACACCGCAACATCTGCTAATGAATCGTAACGCCATTTTTGCTGGAGGTATTCGTCCTCACAACTATTGCTTGCCAGTATTAAAGCGTGAAGAACATCGAGTTGCTTTAGTTGATGCTGCCACCAGTGGAAATTCACGTTTCTTCTTAGGAACGGACAGCGCTCCACATGCCAAGGGTGCAAAAGAAGCTGCATGTGGTTGTGCAGGTTGCTACAGCGCCTTCAATGCATTAGGTTTGTATGCCGAAGCATTTGAGAGTGTTGGCAAATTAGATAAATTAGAAGGTTTCGCTAGTTTCTTTGGTCCTGACTTTTATGTCTTGCCGCGCAATACTAAAAAAATTACCATGTCTAAGCAGACTCAAGCTATTCCTGCAGAATTGCCACTCGGTGATGCGACGATTGTTCCGCTACGCGCAGGGGAATCAATTGCTTGGTCATTGGTTGAATAA
- a CDS encoding glycerate kinase — protein sequence MTQQHSQPKSTETILKNAFAAAVAVADPQVIVPQYLAKIFSAGQEPTGRCLVVGAGKASAAMASALEAYAREHWPQVKIEGVVLTRYGHSAPTSHIKIVEAGHPVPDQAGMNGAKAILELTQTLKENDVLIALVSGGGSSLLTLPVEGISIDDMRKTTEALLRSGAPIEEMNVVRKHLSAILGGNLARCAIARGARVEALLISDVTGDAPADIASGPCAADYSTYLDALNIIESYRLQELIPVPVMTHLKQGAAGQKPETLKDIDLVGARVSNHVIATAYKSLEAAANYVKDYGYKPVVLGDTITGEAQEVGVAQAQLAREYLAKTNQADKPIALISGGECTVTIPAGTKGRGGRCSEYLLSLLAASADLPKIAALAADTDGIDGSEKNAGAWFDSDIRESAKAHGANPNEYLTAHDCYGFFAQFGALVETGPTLTNVNDFRIILLNK from the coding sequence ATGACGCAACAACATTCTCAGCCAAAAAGTACCGAGACTATTCTCAAAAATGCTTTTGCAGCAGCAGTGGCAGTTGCGGATCCACAAGTTATTGTTCCTCAATATTTAGCAAAGATTTTTTCAGCGGGGCAAGAGCCTACAGGGAGATGCTTGGTTGTGGGTGCCGGTAAAGCGAGTGCAGCAATGGCGAGCGCACTAGAGGCTTATGCCAGAGAGCATTGGCCTCAAGTCAAGATTGAAGGGGTCGTATTGACGCGTTATGGACACAGCGCTCCAACCTCTCATATTAAGATTGTTGAAGCAGGTCATCCTGTTCCAGATCAGGCAGGCATGAATGGCGCAAAAGCTATTCTGGAATTAACTCAAACGCTTAAAGAAAATGATGTATTAATAGCTTTGGTTTCTGGTGGCGGATCTAGTTTGTTAACTTTGCCAGTCGAAGGAATTTCGATTGACGATATGCGCAAAACTACTGAAGCCTTGCTTCGTAGTGGCGCCCCAATCGAAGAGATGAATGTTGTACGTAAACATTTATCAGCCATCTTAGGCGGCAACCTAGCGAGATGTGCGATTGCTCGTGGAGCGCGAGTAGAGGCGCTATTAATTTCAGATGTAACGGGTGATGCCCCTGCTGATATTGCAAGTGGCCCTTGCGCAGCTGACTACTCAACGTATTTAGATGCATTGAATATTATTGAATCCTATCGCTTGCAGGAGCTTATTCCAGTACCAGTCATGACTCATCTAAAGCAGGGGGCTGCGGGGCAGAAGCCTGAAACTTTAAAAGATATTGATCTTGTTGGTGCACGAGTATCTAACCATGTGATTGCAACCGCTTATAAGAGCCTAGAGGCTGCAGCAAATTATGTAAAAGATTATGGATACAAGCCTGTTGTATTGGGCGATACGATCACGGGTGAGGCTCAGGAAGTTGGTGTGGCGCAGGCGCAGTTAGCGCGTGAGTATTTGGCAAAGACGAATCAAGCCGATAAACCCATTGCACTGATTTCTGGTGGTGAATGTACTGTGACCATCCCCGCTGGTACTAAAGGGCGTGGCGGACGTTGTAGCGAATATCTCCTTTCGCTATTGGCTGCTAGCGCAGATTTGCCCAAGATAGCAGCTTTAGCTGCGGATACGGATGGGATTGACGGAAGCGAAAAGAATGCAGGCGCCTGGTTTGATAGTGATATTCGGGAATCGGCCAAAGCTCATGGCGCCAATCCTAATGAGTATTTAACGGCTCATGATTGTTATGGTTTCTTTGCGCAATTTGGAGCTTTAGTGGAAACTGGTCCTACACTGACGAATGTCAATGATTTCCGTATCATCTTGCTTAATAAATAA
- a CDS encoding ABC transporter ATP-binding protein/permease: MRHSSGHHRSSGEPNKPHRGDWRVIRDLLPYLLEYRFRVILALSCLVAAKFANLGIPILMKELIDSLDIKASSPQALLVVPVSIIVAYGLLRISASLFTELREALFAHVTQNAVRKVALQVFEHLHSLALSFHLARQTGGVSRDIERGTRGIQSLISYSLYSILPTLIEFCLVLGYFAYSYDIWFAAITLVALVLYIAFTIVVTEWRTHYRRAMNEMDSKANQKAIDSLLNFETVKYFGNEAFETARYDDNLLRYQSAAIKSQKTLAFLNLGQQTIIAIGLVLILWRATLGVVNGTMTLGDLVLVNTLMIQLYIPLNFLGVIYREIKQSLTDMDRMFSLLTTEKEIADSPNAHPLRINNPSYGPDVRFENVSFHYDSKREILYNVSFNIPAGTTTAVVGQSGAGKSTLARLLFRFYDVQFGKIMIDEQNIADVTQLSLRKAIGIVPQDTVLFNDTIGYNIAYGDPSASFEEVEQAAKAAQIDGFIKHLPDSYQTQVGERGLKLSGGEKQRVAIARTLLKKPAMLIFDEATSALDSKTERAFQEELFNLAKNRTTLIIAHRLSTIVHADQILVMDHGQVVERGTHLELLAAKGKYAEMWQMQERAGLD; encoded by the coding sequence ATGAGACATTCATCGGGCCACCATCGGTCTAGCGGCGAGCCAAATAAACCTCATCGTGGTGATTGGCGCGTTATTCGTGACCTTCTTCCTTATTTGCTCGAATACCGCTTCAGAGTCATTCTGGCTCTAAGTTGCTTAGTTGCTGCGAAGTTTGCTAATTTGGGTATCCCGATTTTGATGAAAGAGTTAATTGACTCTTTGGATATCAAAGCAAGCTCCCCCCAGGCGCTCTTAGTAGTTCCTGTCAGCATCATTGTTGCTTATGGTTTATTAAGAATTTCCGCCTCTTTGTTTACTGAGCTACGTGAAGCCTTGTTTGCTCACGTTACTCAAAATGCAGTGCGAAAGGTGGCGCTTCAAGTTTTTGAGCATTTACATTCATTGGCTCTGAGTTTTCATTTGGCTCGCCAAACGGGTGGTGTGAGCCGTGATATTGAGCGCGGTACCCGAGGTATTCAATCGCTCATTTCATATTCTCTCTATAGCATCTTGCCGACCTTGATTGAATTTTGTCTAGTGCTTGGCTATTTTGCATACTCATATGACATCTGGTTTGCGGCAATCACTCTTGTGGCTTTAGTTTTATATATTGCGTTCACGATTGTGGTTACCGAGTGGCGCACACACTATCGTCGCGCCATGAATGAGATGGACTCAAAAGCCAATCAAAAAGCAATTGATTCATTATTGAATTTTGAGACTGTTAAATATTTTGGTAATGAGGCTTTTGAAACTGCTCGCTACGATGACAATCTTTTGCGCTATCAATCAGCAGCCATCAAATCTCAGAAAACTTTAGCTTTCCTAAATTTAGGGCAGCAAACCATTATTGCAATAGGTTTGGTGTTGATTTTGTGGCGCGCTACCCTTGGAGTCGTCAATGGGACGATGACGCTGGGTGATCTGGTATTGGTAAATACCTTGATGATTCAGTTATATATTCCCTTAAATTTTTTAGGTGTCATCTATCGCGAGATCAAACAATCTTTAACAGATATGGATCGCATGTTTTCATTGCTCACCACGGAAAAGGAAATTGCGGATTCTCCGAATGCGCATCCTTTGCGTATTAATAACCCGAGTTACGGGCCTGATGTACGTTTTGAGAATGTGTCGTTTCATTATGACAGTAAGCGAGAAATTCTCTATAACGTGAGTTTTAATATTCCAGCGGGTACAACGACCGCAGTTGTTGGTCAGAGCGGTGCTGGTAAAAGTACTTTAGCAAGATTGCTATTTCGCTTCTATGATGTGCAGTTTGGAAAAATTATGATTGATGAACAAAATATTGCCGATGTTACGCAGTTGAGTTTGCGTAAAGCCATTGGTATTGTTCCGCAAGATACCGTTTTATTTAATGACACCATTGGTTACAACATAGCTTATGGTGACCCCTCGGCGAGTTTTGAAGAAGTAGAGCAGGCTGCTAAGGCGGCTCAAATTGATGGCTTTATTAAGCATCTACCAGATTCTTACCAAACTCAGGTGGGTGAGCGAGGCTTAAAGTTATCTGGCGGCGAGAAGCAACGTGTTGCGATTGCGAGAACACTATTGAAAAAACCAGCGATGCTGATTTTTGATGAAGCCACCTCCGCTTTAGATTCCAAAACAGAGCGTGCATTCCAGGAAGAGTTATTCAATTTGGCAAAAAATCGAACCACTCTCATCATTGCGCATCGCTTATCAACCATTGTTCATGCTGATCAAATTTTGGTAATGGATCATGGGCAGGTTGTAGAGCGAGGTACACATTTGGAGCTATTAGCAGCCAAAGGAAAATATGCCGAGATGTGGCAAATGCAAGAGCGTGCTGGGCTTGATTAG
- the nudB gene encoding dihydroneopterin triphosphate diphosphatase — MKIPISVLVVIYKSNRDVLLIERADREGFWQSVTGSLDSPSEDLSVAATREVFEETGIAVDQLPGGSLRDMHHHIEYEIYPEWRFRYAPGVTRNTEHWFSLEVPDGIQIQLAPREHVAYEWLPFEEAAKRCFSRSNGEAIMRLFSAEQNRSE; from the coding sequence TTGAAAATCCCTATTTCGGTTTTGGTTGTTATCTATAAATCGAATAGGGATGTTTTATTGATAGAGCGTGCTGATCGCGAGGGATTCTGGCAGTCCGTTACTGGCAGCTTAGATTCACCAAGCGAAGATTTATCTGTGGCAGCAACCCGCGAGGTATTTGAAGAGACGGGTATCGCTGTTGACCAATTGCCAGGTGGGTCTCTGCGCGATATGCATCACCATATTGAATATGAAATCTATCCTGAGTGGCGCTTTCGATATGCTCCTGGCGTTACTCGTAATACTGAACATTGGTTCTCTCTTGAAGTGCCTGATGGTATTCAAATTCAGTTGGCGCCACGAGAGCATGTTGCCTATGAATGGTTGCCATTTGAAGAGGCCGCTAAGAGGTGTTTTTCTCGTAGCAATGGTGAAGCCATCATGAGACTCTTCTCGGCAGAGCAAAACAGAAGCGAATAA
- the aspS gene encoding aspartate--tRNA ligase, with amino-acid sequence MSMRSHNCGQVTDALIGQEVTLSGWVNRRRDHGGVIFIDLRDREGFVQVVCDPDRPEMFALAEQVRNEYCIQIRGLVRARPAGTENNDLATGKVEVLCHSLVILNASVTPPFQIDDENLSETTRLTHRVLDLRRPQMQKNLRLRYKVAMECRRYLDDAGFIDIETPMLTKSTPEGARDYLVPSRVHDGQFFALPQSPQLFKQLLMVAGFDRYYQITKCFRDEDLRADRQPEFTQIDCETAFLSELEIRDLFENMIRHIFKKTLNVELPNPFPTMPYSEGMARFGSDKPDLRVNFEFTELTDLMKDVDFKVFSGAANQAGGRVVGLCVPGGAEISRSEIDDYTQFVGIYGAKGLAWIKVNSVAEGRNGLQSPIVKNLHDAAIEGILKRTGAKDGDIIFFGADKEKIVNDAIGNLRLRIGHSAWGKEHGLLTEGWKPLWVVDFPMFDYDEGEARWVACHHPFTSPKDEHMQYLETDPGKCLAKAYDMVLNGSEIGGGSVRIHQEAVQSQVFRALKIGAEEAQAKFGFLLDALQYGAPPHGGIAFGLDRIVTMMTGAESIRDVIAFPKTQRAQCLLTQAPSPVDERQLRELHIRLRQAAPAA; translated from the coding sequence ATGTCAATGCGTAGCCATAATTGCGGCCAAGTAACTGATGCGCTGATTGGTCAAGAGGTCACACTCTCAGGCTGGGTCAATCGTCGTCGTGACCACGGGGGCGTGATCTTTATTGACTTACGTGACCGCGAAGGTTTTGTGCAAGTGGTCTGCGATCCGGATCGCCCAGAAATGTTTGCGCTCGCAGAGCAGGTGCGCAATGAATACTGTATTCAGATTAGAGGGCTTGTGCGTGCGCGTCCTGCTGGCACAGAAAATAATGATCTAGCAACAGGTAAGGTTGAAGTGCTCTGCCACAGCTTAGTGATTTTGAATGCTTCGGTAACGCCACCATTTCAGATTGATGACGAGAACTTATCTGAAACTACACGCTTGACCCATCGTGTGCTGGACTTACGTCGCCCCCAAATGCAAAAGAATTTGCGTTTGCGCTACAAGGTTGCGATGGAGTGCCGCCGTTATTTAGATGATGCGGGTTTTATTGATATTGAAACCCCGATGTTGACTAAAAGCACACCAGAAGGTGCACGTGACTATTTAGTGCCATCACGCGTGCACGATGGCCAGTTTTTTGCTTTGCCACAGTCGCCCCAATTGTTTAAGCAGTTGTTGATGGTTGCTGGCTTTGATCGCTACTATCAAATTACTAAGTGTTTCCGAGATGAAGATTTGCGTGCAGATCGTCAGCCTGAATTTACTCAGATTGATTGTGAAACCGCTTTCTTGAGTGAATTAGAGATTCGGGACTTATTCGAAAACATGATTCGCCATATTTTCAAGAAGACCTTGAATGTGGAATTGCCAAATCCATTCCCAACGATGCCTTATTCAGAGGGTATGGCGCGTTTTGGTTCCGATAAGCCTGATCTGCGCGTGAACTTTGAGTTCACCGAGTTAACGGATTTGATGAAAGATGTTGACTTCAAGGTGTTCTCAGGCGCGGCAAATCAAGCTGGTGGTCGCGTGGTTGGTTTATGCGTACCTGGTGGCGCTGAAATTAGTCGTAGTGAAATCGATGATTACACCCAGTTTGTTGGCATTTATGGCGCCAAAGGTTTGGCGTGGATTAAGGTTAATTCGGTTGCGGAAGGCCGCAACGGTTTGCAATCACCAATCGTTAAGAATTTGCATGATGCAGCGATCGAAGGCATTTTGAAACGCACTGGTGCAAAAGATGGCGACATTATTTTCTTTGGTGCTGATAAAGAAAAAATCGTGAACGATGCCATCGGTAATTTGCGTCTACGCATTGGTCATTCCGCTTGGGGTAAAGAGCACGGCCTCCTCACTGAAGGCTGGAAGCCATTATGGGTTGTTGACTTTCCTATGTTCGACTATGACGAAGGTGAGGCGCGTTGGGTTGCTTGCCACCATCCGTTTACCAGCCCTAAAGATGAGCATATGCAGTATCTAGAAACTGATCCAGGCAAGTGCTTAGCTAAAGCCTATGACATGGTTCTAAACGGCAGTGAAATCGGTGGCGGCTCTGTACGTATTCATCAAGAGGCAGTTCAAAGCCAAGTATTCCGTGCGCTGAAGATTGGTGCTGAAGAAGCGCAGGCTAAGTTTGGTTTTTTATTGGATGCTTTGCAGTATGGCGCTCCTCCCCATGGCGGTATCGCATTTGGTTTGGACCGTATTGTGACAATGATGACAGGGGCCGAATCAATTCGCGATGTAATTGCATTCCCTAAAACACAACGCGCACAATGCTTGTTAACTCAAGCACCAAGCCCAGTGGATGAGCGTCAGTTACGTGAATTGCATATTCGCTTGCGTCAAGCTGCCCCCGCAGCATAA